Proteins encoded in a region of the Benincasa hispida cultivar B227 chromosome 2, ASM972705v1, whole genome shotgun sequence genome:
- the LOC120070612 gene encoding ABC transporter A family member 7-like, producing the protein MADHSVGPASFWTQANALLRKNLTYQKRNMMTNVRLILFPFLLCLLLVLIQSLIDNELDKPRYRCGCACIDTNGDGRCEEVCGVQFSTLEQASSCPIESPPEWPPLLQMPAPEFRAVRTNFNPFLDLPDESCRQMGTCPATVLFTGTNQSLGEILAGSMFTNSFNLNSNNVSDSIAFNVVGSSSMTENNNFLEPAFASNQPLYNVQLQCTRNSSLTVPVSVLSVEKPQEVRCVQGLHLWRNNASEVNDELYKGFHKGNSEGKINEILAGFDFLNSNANNFNVSVWYNSSFKNDSGNLPPALLRIPRSVNLATNAFLKLLQGPGTEILFEFVKEMPKPASKLRLDLSSLLGTLFFTWVVLQLFPVVLTSLVYEKQQKLRIMMKMHGLGDGPYWLISYAYFLTISAIYMLCFVIFGSVIGLKFFTLNDYSIQFVFFFLYINLQISLAFLTAAWFSNVKTTAVIGYILVFGTGLLGGFLFQFFLEDPSFPNAWIIVLELFPGFALYRGLYEFAQYSFNGNFMGTDGMRWGNLSDEFNGMRDVMIIMVVEWFLVFLVAYYVDQISSSGGGKSPLFFLRRFRKKAAASFRLPSLRKQGSKVFVQMEQPDVVQEREKVEQLLLEPDASHAIVCDNLKKVYPGRDGNPEKFAVKGLSLAVPRGECFGMLGPNGAGKTSFISMMIGLTKPSAGTAYVQGMDIQHDMDRIYTSMGVCPQHDLLWEQLTGREHLLFYGRLKNLRGSTLTEAVEESLKGVNLYHGGIADKQAGKYSGGMKRRLSVAISLIGDPKVVYMDEPSTGLDPASRNSLWNVVKRAKRDRAIILTTHSMEEAEVLCDRLGIFVDGSLQCIGNPKELKGRYGGSYVFTMTTSANHDVDVENMVKNLSPGASKIYHISGTQKFELPKHEVRIGDVFQAVENAKSRFTVFAWGLADTTLEDVFIKVARGAQAFNVLS; encoded by the exons ATGGCGGATCATTCTGTTGGTCCAGCCAGTTTCTGGACTCAAGCTAATGCTCTGCTCAGAAAGAACTTGACTTATCAG AAACGCAACATGATGACGAATGTTCGGCTCATTTTGTTCCCATTCCTCTTGTGTTTGTTGCTTGTACTCATTCAATCATTGATCGACAATGAATTGGACAAGCCCAGATACAGATGTGGTTGTGCTTGTATTGATACTAATGGAGATGGTCGCTGTGAGGAAGTTTGTGGAGttcaattttcaactttagaACAAGCATCAAGTTGTCCAATTGAAAGCCCACCCGAATGGCCTCCTTTGTTGCAAATGCCAGCTCCCGAGTTTCGCGCTGTTAGAACCAATTTTAATCCATTTCTAGACTTACCAGACGAGTCGTGCAGGCAAATGGGGACCTGTCCTGCAACTGTTCTATTCACTGGAACTAATCAATCTCTTGGAGAAA TTCTGGCTGGAAGCATGTTCACAAATTCATTCAATCTGAATTCCAACAATGTTTCGGATAGTATAGCTTTTAATGTGGTG GGCTCGAGCTCGATGACTGAAAATAACAATTTTCTAGAGCCAGCTTTTGCTTCAAACCAACCTTTGTATAATGTGCAACTTCAGTGCACAAGAAACTCTTCTCTGACTGTTCCTGTTTCTGTATTATCAGTTGAAAAACCTCAAG AGGTTAGATGTGTTCAAGGCTTACATTTGTGGCGCAACAATGCTTCCGAGGTCAATGATGAGCTGTATAAGGGATTTCATAAAGGAAATTCAGAGGGGAAGATTAATGAAATCCTTGCAG GCTTTGATTTCTTAAACTCAAATGCAAATAACTTTAATGTGAGCGTTTGGTACAattcaagttttaaaaatgACTCTGGAAATCTTCCTCCTGCATTATTGCGTATTCCACGCTCGGTGAATCTG GCAACCAATGCCTTCCTCAAACTTTTGCAAGGACCAGGTACAGAAATTCTTTTTGAGTTCGTCAAAGAAATGCCGAAGCCGGCATCAAAGCTCAGGCTCGATCTGTCTTCTTTGCTTGGCACTCTTTTCTTTACTTGGGTCGTTCTGCAGCTTTTCCCT GTTGTGTTGACATCTCTGGTTTATGAGAAACAACAGAAGCTGAGAATCATGATGAAAATGCATGGCCTTGGTGATGGGCCTTATTGGTTGATCTCTTATGCATATTTCCTTACAATATCTGCCATCTACATGCTATGTTTTGTGATATTTGGCTCAGTTATAG GGTTGAAATTTTTTACATTGAACGACTACAGCATccaatttgtgttttttttcctctataTAAACTTGCAAATTTCTTTGGCTTTTCTAACTGCAGCATGGTTTTCAAATGTCAAGACTACTGCAG TCATTGGTTACATACTCGTATTCGGAACGGGGCTGTTAGGCGGCTTCCTTTTTCAGTTTTTCCTTGAAGACCCATCATTTCCAA ATGCCTGGATTATAGTATTGGAGTTATTCCCTGGCTTTGCTCTGTATCGTGGATTATACGAGTTTGCACAGTATTCCTTCAATGGAAACTTTATGGGGACTGATGGAATGCGTTGGGGGAACCTGAGTGACGAATTTAACGGGATGCGAGATGTCATGATTATCATGGTTGTGGAGTGGTTCTTGGTATTTTTAGTTGCATATTATGTAGATCAAATTTCATCCTCTGGTGGTGGGAAAAGTCCTCTGTTTTTCTTGAGAAGGTTTCGGAAAAAGGCTGCCGCATCTTTTCGGTTGCCAAGTTTGCGGAAGCAAGGATCTAAAGTATTTGTTCAGATGGAACAGCCTGATGTCGTTCAAGAG AGGGAGAAGGTCGAACAGTTATTACTTGAACCAGATGCGAGTCACGCCATTGTGTGTGACAACCTCAAAAAGGTCTATCCAGGAAGAGATGGAAATCCTGAGAAGTTTGCTGTTAAAGGGTTATCTCTTGCTGTTCCTCGAGGGGAATGCTTCGGCATGCTCGGTCCGAATGGTGCAGGAAAGACCTCATTTATCAGTATG ATGATTGGCCTCACAAAACCAAGTGCTGGCACAGCTTACGTCCAAGGTATGGATATCCAGCACGATATGGATAGGATATATACCAGCATGGGGGTATGTCCACAGCATGA CCTGCTATGGGAACAACTCACAGGAAGAGAGCACTTACTCTTCTATGGAAGATTGAAGAATCTACGTGGTTCCACGCTAACTGAA GCAGTGGAAGAATCTTTAAAGGGTGTCAATCTATACCATGGAGGAATTGCAGACAAACAAGCTGGGAAGTACAGTGGGGGTATGAAGAGGAGGCTTAGTGTTGCTATTTCACTAATTGGAGACCCCAAA GTTGTTTACATGGACGAGCCGAGCACTGGTCTTGATCCAGCTTCAAGAAACAGTTTATGGAATGTTGTGAAGCGCGCTAAGCGAGATCGAGCTATAATTCTTACTA CACATTCCATGGAGGAGGCCGAAGTCCTTTGTGACCGATTAGGAATCTTTGTCGACGGTAGCTTGCAGTGTATAGGAAATCCTAAAGAG CTCAAAGGTAGATATGGAGGATCTTATGTATTCACAATGACTACATCTGCGAATCACGATGTTGACGTCGAGAACATGGTGAAGAATCTCTCTCCCGGTGCTAGCAAGATCTACCACATCTCAGGAACTCAGAAGTTCGAACTGCCGAAACATGAGGTCCGAATAGGCGATGTGTTTCAAGCAGTGGAGAATGCAAAGAGTAGGTTCACAGTCTTTGCTTGGGGGCTTGCTGACACAACATTGGAGGATGTCTTTATTAAAGTTGCTCGGGGAGCTCAAGCATTCAATGTTCTTTCATGA
- the LOC120070579 gene encoding ABC transporter A family member 2: MELRSGFPLLLQQYRALFKKNLLLSWRSKRATFLQLFSSLFFIFLIFCIQKAIEARFSTSTALNDVRNPELQANPSIPPCEDKYYIKLPCYDFVYSGSSSPKVRSIVGAIMANNPGRRIPPSKVLSFGTPAEVDKWLFNNPMTCPGALHFTERNGTVISYGIQTNSTAVARRGHYEDPTFKFQIPLQIAAEREIARSLIGVPNFSWVVNFMEFAHPPVDNFSAVNTVGPTFFLAIAMFGFVLQISSLITEKELKLRQAMTMMGLYDTAYWLSWLTWEGITTLIASLFTVLFGMMFQFDFFSKNNFAVVFLVFFLFQLNMVGFAFMLSAFISKSSSSTTVGFFIFIVGFLTQLVTAFGFPYSTDFSKFFQVIWSLFPPNLLAKALSLLSDATSTPGDPGISWSRRTECAPNDTECVITINDIYLWLVGTFFLWFFLAIYLDNIIPNVAGVRKSAFYFLRPGYWTGKGGSKVEEGGICSCLGSLPVLEPITPDDEDVLEEENTVKQQLSDGIMDPNVAVQICGLAKTYPGAWKVNRCCCKCKKTSPYHAVRGLWVNFAKDQLFCLLGPNGAGKTTAINCLTGITPVTGGDALIYGYSVRDSVGMENIRRIIGVCPQFDILWDVLSGQEHLHLFATIKGLPPSSIKSIAEKSLEEVRLTQSAKTRAGSYSGGMKRRLSVAIALIGDPKLVILDEPTTGMDPITRRHVWDIIEGAKRGRAILLTTHSMEEADILSDRIGIMAKGRLRCIGTSIRLKSRFGAGFVANVSFANGNGGQTPPPNGVLNTPAHHEEIKQFFKSRLDILPKEEHKSFLTYIIPHDREKLLTKFFDELEERKGELGISDVQLSLTTLEEVFLNIAKQAELESAAADGAMVSLTLTTSGHTVEIPVGARFVGIPGTETAENPSGIMVEVYWEQDDSGTLCISGHSDEMPVPPNIQPLASLRSLSLRSTSQRRRFGQGGPVHGIVYDPEQVARYNSR, translated from the exons ATGGAATTAAGAAGCGGATTTCCGCTTCTTCTTCAGCAATACCGAGCGTTGTTCAAGAAGAATCTCTTACTTTCATGGCGGAGCAAGAGGGCTACATTTCTCCAGCTATTTTCTTCACTCTTTTTCATCTTCCTCATTTTCTGTATTCAGAAAGCCATTGAGGCTCGCTTTAGCACCTCTACTGCTCTGAACGATGTTCGCAATCCTGAACTTCAGGCTAACCCTTCAATTCCACCTTGTGAGGACAAGTACTACATAAAGCTTCCTTGTTATGACTTTGTGTATAGTGGAAGTTCGAGCCCCAAGGTTCGCAGCATTGTCGGCGCTATCATGGCCAATAATCCCGGCCGACGAATTCCTCCGAGTAAG GTTCTATCTTTTGGTACACCTGCTGAAGTTGATAAATGGCTTTTTAACAACCCTATGACTTGCCCTGGTGCCTTGCATTTCACTGAAAGAAATGGGACTGTGATTAGTTATGGTATACAAACTAATTCTACTGCTGTGGCAAGGAGAGGCCACTATGAAGACCccacttttaaatttcaaattccgCTCCAGATAGCTGCAGAACGTGAAATTGCACGATCTTTGATTGGGG TTCCCAACTTTAGCTGGGTTGTCAACTTCATGGAATTTGCACACCCTCCAGTGGACAATTTCTCTGCAGTGAATACTGTTGGGCCAACATTCTTCCTAGCCATTGCTATGTTTGGTTTTGTACTTCAAATTAGTTCCTTGATCACAGAAAAAGAACTCAAACTTCGCCAG GCAATGACGATGATGGGTCTGTATGATACTGCATATTGGCTATCATGGCTCACATGGGAAGGAATTACCACACTCATTGCATCTCTTTTCACTGTTCTATTTGGAATGATGTTTCAGTTTGACTTTTTCTCTAAAAACAACTTTGCGGTCGTGTTTCTTGTCTTCTTTCTCTTCCAACTCAATATG GTTGGATTTGCTTTTATGTTATCAGCCTTTATAAGCAAGTCGTCTTCATCCACTACTGTGGGAttctttatatttattgttGGATTTCTCACTCAG CTTGTCACTGCATTTGGATTTCCTTATTCAACTGACTTCTCAAaattttttcaagtcatctggTCCTTGTTCCCGCCTAATCTTCTTGCTAAAGCTCTTTCTTTGCTCTCCGATGCCACTTCCACCCCAGGAGATCCGGGAATCAGTTGGAGTAGACGCACAGAGTGTGCTCCAAATGATACTGAGTGTGTCATAACTATA aatgatatttatttatggCTTGTGGGGACATTCTTCTTATGGTTTTTCTTGGCCATCTACCTCGACAACATCATCCCAAATGTCGCTGGTGTGAGAAAGTCAGCATTTTACTTTTTGAGGCCTGGATATTGGACAGGAAAAGGAGGAAGTAAAGTTGAAG AGGGTGGAATCTGTAGTTGCTTGGGTTCACTTCCAGTGTTGGAGCCTATTACTCCAGATGATGAAGATGTTCTTGAAGAGGAAAACACGGTAAAACAACAACTTTCAGATGGAATAATGGATCCAAATGTTGCGGTTCAAATATGTGGCCTGGCAAAGACATATCCTGGAGCTTGGAAGGTCAACCGTTGCTGCTGTAAATGCAAGAAAACCTCTCCTTACCATGCTGTCAGG GGCTTGTGGGTGAACTTTGCTAAGGATCAACTGTTTTGTCTTCTTGGACCAAATGGTGCTGGGAAAACCACAGCAATCAATTGTTTGACAGGGATAACACCAGTGACTGGTGGAGATG CATTAATATATGGATATTCTGTTCGTGACTCTGTTGGCATGGAAAACATTCGGAGAATTATTGGTGTCTGTCCCCAG TTTGATATACTGTGGGATGTCTTGTCTGGACAAGAACACCTCCATCTTTTTGCAACAATAAAAGGCCTACCACCATCTTCAATAAAATCG ATTGCTGAGAAGTCATTGGAAGAAGTAAGACTCACTCAGTCTGCAAAGACAAGAGCAGGGAGTTACAGCGGAGGAATGAAACGTCGATTAAGTGTTGCCATAGCTCTTATTGGTGATCCAAAGTTGGTCATCTTAGATGAACCG ACAACTGGGATGGATCCAATAACAAGGAGGCACGTATGGGATATCATTGAGGGTGCAAAGAGAGGACGTGCCATTCTTTTAACAACACATTCTATGGAAGAAGCTGACATCTTAAGTGACCGCATTGGAATCATGGCAAAGGGAAGGCTCCGTTGCATTGGAACCTCAATCAGGTTGAAGTCGAGATTTGGTGCTGGCTTTGTCGCAAATGTTAGTTTTGCCAATGGCAACGGTGGACAGACCCCGCCTCCTAATGGGGTACTGAATACCCCTGCCCACCATGAAGAAATTAAGCAGTTCTTCAAATCT CGCTTGGATATTCTACCCAAGGAAGAGCACAAATCTTTTCTAACTTACATCATCCCTCATGACAGAGAAAAGCTTCTGACG AAATTCTTTGATGAACTTGAGGAGAGAAAGGGAGAGCTTGGAATTTCGGATGTCCAACTCAGTCTTACTACCCTTGAAGAAGTTTTCTTGAACATTGCAAAACAGGCAGAGTTGGAAAGTGCTGCAGCTGATGGAGCTATGGTGTCACTGACTCTAACAACATCTGGCCACACTGTTGAG ATACCAGTAGGAGCAAGATTTGTGGGAATTCCAGGGACAGAGACCGCTGAGAATCCAAGCGGGATAATGGTAGAAGTTTACTGGGAACAAGATGATTCAGGTACTCTATGCATATCCGGTCACTCTGACGAAATGCCAGTGCCCCCTAACATACAGCCGCTGGCTTCCCTGAGATCCCTCTCTTTGAGATCAACTTCACAAAGACGTCGTTTTGGGCAGGGAGGCCCAGTTCATGGAATTGTGTATGACCCTGAACAAGTTGCTCGTTACAATTCTCGCTGA